A genomic stretch from Mycobacterium sp. HUMS_12744610 includes:
- a CDS encoding FtsK/SpoIIIE domain-containing protein, with translation MINAKPRTRLFTAGRVEPDPGTVKRQITTAPSKIEGPPRSLVMTVGPQLRAHWGDKRDTVWSEPLDEPIALGAVLKAAHSNGHTDGAPWWPLGKVDRPRTLYHGLLTYNIDQGNALILGAEKSGRSTAAQTFVLAAAARYAPSEVGFYCLAYGGPASYVLRELPHVGAVGGKDHPELNERILHDLTAMVAGRRRMYTQVGIGSTGEFRRLRRAGDPRVHDAYPTDVFLVIDGWEGFIGDNLSEMTRKNPLKDEVDRLIKGGSGYGVHVLVTAADWIEVNSLKLTCRWELKLEPMAQSMVKPSSDDNWQRRPQDSIPVGQPGRGITASGERPGDTLRFAVGRLDDVDSVEGLDDKLREAVAQIAARHTDTMPAPMLLPSTLALDEITQDGLSGEHYAFGKRGDTLDPAVINFAAAPLLAVYGDKGGKTNLVRVLSRAVTDRRGDGDDPMVVVFDINRRLRDETNRMRKEVDIYETSPARMAMRILQLAHQLEKRRAPDDWESARTWSYEGPKIYLFVDDVNVIPKTVDITDEDMIRAGVLAPGQTAQQRSLTVFAPLLPYLGQADEVGLRVILTHGAVNAMMSAMATNTLTGQMAAQPALLNRILLRSSATKENVAGHKFEELPPGRGRWLPAGGGGGLLVQIAEADTLLPTR, from the coding sequence GTGATCAACGCCAAGCCGCGGACGCGGCTGTTCACCGCGGGACGTGTCGAACCCGACCCAGGCACCGTCAAAAGACAAATCACGACAGCGCCGTCGAAAATTGAAGGGCCGCCCCGGTCCTTGGTGATGACCGTCGGCCCGCAACTCCGCGCGCACTGGGGCGATAAACGGGACACGGTGTGGTCTGAGCCCCTAGATGAGCCGATTGCGCTTGGCGCGGTGTTGAAGGCCGCCCACAGCAACGGTCATACAGACGGTGCACCGTGGTGGCCGCTGGGAAAGGTCGACCGGCCCCGCACCCTGTACCACGGATTGCTGACCTACAACATCGACCAAGGCAACGCACTGATTCTGGGCGCTGAGAAGTCGGGACGTTCGACGGCGGCGCAGACCTTCGTGCTGGCCGCGGCGGCGCGTTACGCCCCAAGCGAGGTGGGATTCTATTGCCTGGCCTACGGGGGCCCTGCCAGTTACGTGCTGCGCGAGCTTCCGCATGTCGGCGCAGTCGGCGGCAAAGACCATCCCGAACTCAACGAGCGGATCCTGCACGACCTGACCGCCATGGTGGCCGGGCGCCGACGGATGTATACCCAGGTCGGGATCGGGTCTACAGGTGAGTTCCGGCGGCTACGCCGGGCCGGCGACCCGCGCGTGCACGACGCGTACCCCACTGATGTGTTCCTGGTGATCGACGGCTGGGAAGGATTCATCGGAGACAACCTCTCAGAGATGACGCGCAAGAACCCGCTGAAAGACGAAGTCGACAGGCTGATTAAGGGCGGTAGTGGGTACGGGGTGCACGTACTGGTCACCGCGGCAGACTGGATCGAGGTGAACAGTTTGAAGCTGACGTGCCGGTGGGAGCTCAAACTCGAGCCGATGGCCCAGTCGATGGTGAAACCCTCATCCGACGACAACTGGCAGCGTCGACCGCAAGACTCCATCCCGGTCGGCCAGCCAGGGCGCGGCATCACCGCCAGCGGCGAAAGACCTGGCGACACATTGCGTTTCGCGGTGGGTCGCCTCGACGACGTCGACAGTGTCGAGGGTCTCGACGACAAGCTGCGCGAGGCCGTCGCTCAGATCGCGGCCCGGCACACCGATACGATGCCGGCGCCGATGCTGTTGCCCTCCACCCTGGCCCTCGACGAGATCACCCAAGACGGATTGAGCGGTGAACACTATGCGTTCGGGAAGCGCGGCGACACCTTAGACCCGGCCGTCATTAACTTCGCGGCCGCTCCGCTTCTGGCGGTCTACGGTGACAAAGGCGGCAAGACGAACCTGGTGCGTGTGCTGTCGCGGGCCGTCACGGATCGGCGCGGCGACGGGGACGATCCGATGGTGGTCGTCTTCGACATCAACCGTCGGCTGCGTGACGAGACGAACCGAATGCGCAAAGAGGTCGACATTTATGAAACCAGCCCGGCGCGCATGGCGATGCGCATCCTGCAGCTAGCCCATCAACTCGAGAAGCGCCGGGCACCTGATGACTGGGAAAGTGCGCGGACGTGGTCATACGAAGGCCCCAAGATCTACCTGTTTGTCGACGACGTCAACGTGATTCCCAAGACCGTTGACATCACCGACGAGGACATGATCCGCGCGGGAGTCCTAGCCCCGGGCCAAACTGCACAACAGCGGTCCTTGACGGTGTTCGCGCCCCTGCTGCCCTATCTGGGGCAAGCCGACGAGGTCGGGCTGCGGGTGATCCTGACCCATGGCGCTGTGAACGCCATGATGAGTGCCATGGCGACGAATACCTTGACGGGCCAGATGGCGGCTCAACCAGCACTGCTCAACCGGATTCTTCTCAGGTCGAGCGCCACGAAAGAAAATGTGGCAGGCCACAAATTCGAAGAACTGCCTCCGGGGCGCGGTCGATGGTTGCCCGCCGGCGGCGGTGGTGGATTGCTTGTACAAATCGCCGAAGCCGACACATTGTTACCAACACGTTAA
- a CDS encoding PE family protein, with the protein MELDVIPEGLLAASAQVAALTGQLSAAGAAHAAACAAILPPGSDKPSLEVAAALHGHHAQHQAMAMMGNEELGRSGAGVAESGVSYLTGDALSAAALGAAAV; encoded by the coding sequence GTGGAATTGGATGTGATACCCGAAGGCCTGTTGGCCGCATCCGCACAGGTTGCAGCGTTGACGGGGCAGCTGTCGGCCGCAGGTGCCGCGCATGCAGCTGCGTGCGCCGCGATCCTGCCACCGGGATCGGACAAGCCGTCGCTGGAGGTGGCAGCAGCACTGCACGGCCACCACGCCCAACACCAGGCGATGGCCATGATGGGCAACGAGGAGCTAGGCCGTTCCGGCGCTGGCGTCGCAGAATCCGGGGTCAGCTACCTGACCGGGGATGCGCTCAGCGCAGCCGCCTTGGGTGCCGCGGCGGTCTAA
- a CDS encoding PPE family protein, which yields MLPTPIYHAAPPEVHSTLLNYGGTSAGIAAAGASWTALAGQYQAGVAELSAILGQVSGVYSGPSAEQFLRAHTPMLAWLEVVAGKSAAAALAHETVVMAYETAVATMPTLAELMTNHVVHGVLVGTNFLGCNTIPIGLNEADYARMWIQAGDVMLGWDSASSAASDSIPMTPTSPFIIAPGVGEGGSAAADAAGAQTVGEGQLAGSGLTAADLMSTKLMVGKAATGPSSLADGASASPGDGAENTATDVEGTAQLLGSSDGFSSALSPLMSVGSSAGQAVTSTTQAPAQLLSSVPSLLSSAPQTLSGMLSGISGANPSAAATPLGFAGTTAMRGINPAGLTTLAGGAFGSGPGRPLTPSTWGATPAEDVASTRSPAPVGGALPGGATPGGAGAGGAMMGPGARKRRTSERASHASGYPEDAVVDESDDEAVGVRGPL from the coding sequence ATGCTGCCTACCCCCATCTACCATGCCGCTCCGCCCGAGGTGCATTCCACCCTGCTCAACTACGGTGGCACCTCAGCGGGTATTGCTGCAGCGGGGGCGTCGTGGACCGCTCTGGCCGGTCAATATCAGGCCGGCGTTGCCGAACTCAGCGCCATTCTCGGCCAGGTCTCCGGCGTCTACTCCGGTCCGTCAGCCGAACAATTCCTGCGTGCTCACACGCCGATGCTGGCCTGGCTGGAGGTTGTGGCGGGTAAATCAGCGGCCGCGGCGTTGGCGCATGAAACGGTGGTGATGGCCTACGAGACGGCGGTCGCCACGATGCCTACGCTGGCTGAGCTGATGACCAACCATGTCGTTCACGGCGTATTGGTCGGCACCAATTTCTTGGGCTGTAACACGATCCCGATCGGGCTCAACGAGGCTGACTACGCGCGGATGTGGATCCAAGCCGGTGACGTGATGTTGGGCTGGGATTCGGCGTCGAGCGCCGCGTCCGATTCGATCCCCATGACCCCCACCTCACCGTTCATCATCGCGCCCGGTGTCGGCGAGGGCGGTAGTGCCGCGGCCGATGCTGCTGGCGCTCAGACCGTCGGCGAAGGGCAACTCGCTGGCTCCGGGTTGACCGCGGCCGATCTGATGTCGACCAAACTGATGGTCGGCAAGGCTGCCACCGGCCCGTCATCACTGGCTGACGGAGCGTCGGCGTCGCCGGGTGACGGCGCCGAGAACACCGCCACCGACGTCGAAGGCACAGCACAACTGTTGGGATCCTCAGACGGCTTCAGCAGCGCCCTGAGCCCCCTCATGTCGGTCGGCTCATCAGCGGGGCAAGCCGTTACGTCGACGACTCAGGCCCCTGCCCAACTCCTCTCCTCAGTGCCGTCCCTGCTGTCCTCAGCCCCTCAAACGTTGAGCGGAATGTTGAGCGGAATCAGCGGTGCGAACCCCAGCGCCGCCGCGACGCCGCTCGGGTTCGCCGGCACCACCGCGATGCGCGGGATCAACCCTGCCGGGTTGACCACGCTGGCCGGCGGCGCGTTTGGGTCAGGCCCAGGTAGGCCGTTGACTCCCTCAACCTGGGGTGCCACCCCGGCAGAAGACGTGGCGAGCACACGCAGCCCGGCGCCGGTCGGCGGCGCGCTGCCCGGCGGCGCGACACCCGGCGGAGCAGGAGCCGGTGGGGCCATGATGGGGCCTGGCGCCCGCAAGCGACGCACCAGCGAACGCGCCAGCCACGCCAGCGGTTACCCCGAAGACGCCGTTGTCGATGAGAGCGACGACGAGGCGGTCGGCGTGAGGGGACCGCTATGA
- a CDS encoding WXG100 family type VII secretion target, producing MTHLDVTIPTLAASQAGVGDASAQMRGAIASAESDATAAQGFHMGESSTAFQAGHARFVNAAQQINQLLDIAQANMGDSASTYTAADAEMSENIGQTGGAF from the coding sequence ATGACACACCTAGACGTGACGATCCCTACCCTCGCGGCAAGTCAGGCCGGAGTGGGTGACGCGTCAGCACAGATGCGAGGGGCGATCGCCAGCGCCGAATCTGATGCGACTGCCGCGCAGGGCTTCCACATGGGCGAGTCGTCGACGGCGTTTCAAGCCGGACACGCGCGGTTCGTCAATGCCGCCCAGCAGATCAATCAGCTGCTCGACATCGCTCAGGCCAACATGGGCGATTCCGCCAGCACCTACACCGCCGCAGATGCGGAAATGTCGGAAAACATTGGGCAAACCGGCGGAGCGTTCTAG
- a CDS encoding WXG100 family type VII secretion target: MSQIMFTYPAMLALAESMDAHNGTLAAASAAVASEQAALAGGWQGDTGMSYQQWQQQWNSASENMRMGYRAMTDAYRNGTIQMAARDQAEGAKWAG, encoded by the coding sequence ATGTCGCAGATCATGTTCACCTACCCGGCGATGCTCGCGCTCGCCGAGTCCATGGACGCACACAACGGCACATTGGCCGCGGCATCGGCCGCAGTCGCCTCCGAGCAAGCCGCGCTGGCCGGCGGCTGGCAAGGTGACACCGGGATGAGCTACCAGCAATGGCAGCAGCAGTGGAACTCAGCCTCAGAGAACATGCGGATGGGCTACCGGGCGATGACCGATGCCTACCGCAACGGCACCATCCAGATGGCGGCCCGCGACCAGGCCGAGGGCGCGAAGTGGGCGGGCTAA